Genomic window (Ciconia boyciana chromosome 12, ASM3463844v1, whole genome shotgun sequence):
cagcagcaggagccatGCTGCCGTCCTGCTGTCCATCCATCCTACTGTCTACCTACCAGGGCTGTGGCAGCCAGTTGCTCCCAGGtccctcctggggctgctgccaccAAGGCTGGGACGCAGTAGCTCTCAGCCAGGGACCCTTCCTGCTCCTAACACCATCTCTTGCTGCTTGCTCCTGCAGACGTGAGGAACGATGAACTGGGCTGGCCTCTACACGGTGCTGAGTGGGGTGAACCGTCATTCTACTGCCATCGGGCGCATCTGGCTCTCCGTCATCTTCATCTTCCGGATAatggtgctggtggtggcagCTGAGAGTGTCTGGGGGGATGAGAAATCCGCCTTCACCTGCAACACCCAGCAGCCCGGCTGCAACAGTGTCTGCTATGACCActtcttccccatctcccaCATCCGTCTGTGGGCCCTGCAGCTCATCCTTGTCACCACGCCGGCCCTCCTCGTGGCCATGCATGTGGCctaccagcagcaccaggagaAGAAACTGCTGGTGCTGACAGGGCACGCAGACCCCAAGCACATGGAGGAGGTGAAGAAGCACAAGATGCGCATATCGGGTTCACTGTGGTGGACGTATGTCTGCAGCGTGGTCTTCAGGCTGCTCTTCGAGGCCGTGTTCATGTACATCTTCTACATGCTCTACCCAGGCTATCAGATGGTGCGGCTGGTCAAGTGCGAGGCTTATCCCTGCCCCAACACCGTTGACTGCTTCATCTCCCGGCCCACTGAGAAGACCATCTTCACCGTCTTCATGCTGGTCACCTCCAGCATCTGTATCGTCCTCAACATGGCAGAGCTAGTCTACCTGGTGGTACGGGCCTGTGCCCGCCGAGGCCAGCACAACTCCAACCCCCCATCAGGGAAGGGCTCCTTCTATGGGCACAAGCTCTCCTCCGAGTACAAGCAGAATGAGATCAACCAGCTGCTGACGGAGCAGGACAGCTCCCTCAAGGACATGCTGCGCCGCAACCCCGGGCTACAGGAGAAAGGCGACCGCTGCTCTGCCTGCTAGTGCCAGCACCACAGGGGGTCCAGCCCTTGCCCCTGCCCCACAGTTGCCCTACAGCCCTGTGCTGTCCCTGTCTCATGGATAGCATCCTTCAGGCGCCAGTCTGGCCCTCCCGGACAGCCAGGAGGGCATCTCGGGCCATTAAATCTCCATTCTCaggtgctgcctgcctcctttCTGCTCTGGCCGGGATATGCCGGGGGCTGGGGTGCCAGTGTGGGGTGCCCACCCCTGCGCCCTAGCCCAGGTGGGTGCCACCAGGGGCCGTGGGGGCTGCAGTGACCGGGCTGGGCTAGGGCCATGGCTGCGGTGCCCTGGCAGCCGGCATGCAGGATCAGTGACCCCTGGGTGGCATTGAGCAGTGTCCAAGGGCTCATGGTCCCCCAGCACCAGACCCTGCAGCCccaaatatatttagaaaagtGCCCAGACCAAAAATAGAGGGAAGAAGTTTCCCCAGTGGCTGTTTCATCTGCCAGTCACAATGAAAGCCAATGGGACATGCAGCTGCCTCATGCCCCAATAACCCCGCGCCCGCTGTCGGGTGGACAGATGGACGGAGCTGTGTGGACCTGTCCGCACCACGCTGAGGAGCCAGGGACCAGCTGGGAAGGGGCCACGCAGCATCCCGCAGCGCCCTGCCAAGGGGAGCTGACGGTGCGGGAGCACCAGGCTCTGCCCTACGCATCCACCAACGGTGAGGGGTCCCCATGCCAGATCACCACCTCGGTGTCCCCCACAGTGCTCCCGGCGTGGCAgggctgctttctgctggaggTCTTTGCtcccgctgccctgcctgcgACAGGTTAGGGGGTCCCATGGGACGCATGGTGGGGACACTCTAGGGACAGTCCCGGGTTGGGTCCCTGCACGCCTGCCCGGCGGGGGGATGGGGTGGCGGTTCTGCGGGTTGTGGGGCGGCTGTGTCTGGAGGGCGGCTGTCTTGCAGGGCACTGCAGCACGTGGCATGGGGGACTGGAGCCTGCTGGGGCGGCTGCTGGAGAGTGCCCAGGAGCACTCCACAGTGGTGGGGAAGGTCTGGCTTACCGTCCTCTTCGTCTTCCGCATCCTGGTGCTGGGGGCGGCTGCTGAGCGGGTCTGGGGCGATGAGATGTCTGGCTTCTCCTGTGACACGCAGCAGCCCGGCTGCCAGAACGCCTGCTATGACAGCACCTTTCCCATCTCCCACCTCCGCTTCTGGGTCCTGCAGATCATCTTCGTCTCTACCCCCAGCCTCGTGTACCTGGCCCACATCCTGCACCTGGTACATCTGGAGGAGAAGGcgcagcagcaagcagcagcacgggccagcagcagggccaggcgGCAGCGCCCcaggcagccccggctcccTGTGGGGGACACGCGGGGACGGGTCTGCATGCGGGGGGCCATTCTGAGGACGTACATCTGCAATGTCGTCTTCAAGGCTCTCTTGGAAGTGGGCTTTATTGTGGGCCAGTATACCTTGTACGGGTTCCAGCTGAAGCCCCTCTACACCTGCAGCCGCTGGCCCTGCCCCAACACCGTCAACTGCTACATCTCCCGGCCCACTGAGAAGACCATCTTCATCCTCTTCATGCTGGGGGTGGCCTGCGTGTCCCTGCTGCTCAACCTGGTGGAGATCTACCACCTGGGTCTCACCAAGTGCCGGCAGGGGCCAGGCCCCAAGTCCCGCATCCTGCCCAGTCGTGGTGGCCCCGTGGGGCCCCgcagcaccagcatcaccttGCCTGGCAGTGgcagccctgtggctgctggCAGACCTCCCTACAACCTGGCACCCCTGGGGAAGGCAGGTACATGGCTAGGGGTGGCCAGTGGGTCCCACGGGAAGGCACGAGTGGCAGACCTGGCAGTGTGAACGTGGCCTGCTGGGATGCTCAGGGATGGGTGATGGACAGGCGACCACAGTTGTGGTTGTCTCTGGGCCCTGCCAGGCTCATGGCATGGACCCCACAGCCAGTGCAAGAGATGGGCATGGCACCGGGGGCACAGCTCGGCTGCTCCCTGCGCTCCTGGGAGCAATGGGGCTGAGAgtagggctgggctggggcaggggcctGTCAGCCCTGGGAGAAGCAAATAAATACCCACTACACCTCACTTGACTCCTGCTCTGCCCACGGGCACCATGGCATCACTCTCCGACCGGTCTGTCCCACGGGCACACTGCGTAACCAGGGCAGGGCCACTGCTGGGTTGGGTTGGGCTGCAGCCCTATGGGCAAGGGatgggcagggagaagcagggcaCAGACAGGCAGGGTGTGCCAGGCTGGCACCAGCGGGCATGGGGTCAGGGGCCACCCCAGCATGCCAGAGCTGGCAGCACACCAGGGGCCAGACAAGGTAGgaagcacaggcagcacaggcagggatgGACAGAAGCAAGGtgcacagcagcagtgggatgctggccctgctctcctgcagtgcccaccctgcccagggGGGAAAACCAGGGGCTGCCAAAAGTTTTCTGcatctttatttgaaatgaatggTTTCCAGAGACACAGGGTTAGTCCTACCGCCCTGGCATCACTACAACAAGACTAGGGAGCAGCTCACTCTCCACATAGACACAGAGAACAGATGGCTCCGGGACAGGGCCCAGAACAATATATACAGGCTCAACAGGAGAACCATGTACAGCTCAAGAAAACCAACCAGAACAcgaggaggggcaggaggcagcagggaacAGCACAGCTAGAGCCAGGATCGCCCCGGGCAGGGCGCTGACACCCCACTGctttgggaggaggaggaggccaggcagagctcttcccttctgccagcggctggctggagcagagggacCCACTGATGGCACCTGGCACCAGGGAGGGGGGTTACACCAGGACAGGGGAcagtggggagagaggggcagCACTGGCACAGACCCGTCTCCATCAGTTTTCCGCCAACTCAGAAAACATTGACAAAATTGAGGGAGGGGGCCCAGCTGCGTACAAGGGAGTTGTCCCTGGGGCAAGGCCGGGTCTCTGCCCTCACGTTCCAGCGCTGGCTCCCTCTGGTCCCCAAAGCCAGCCCAAACATCTCCCACCCCTGGGAGCAAGCCCCCCCCCGACGCAACAGCTCTCAGGCTGCCGGTGGTCCTTCCCCACTGGCTTGAAAACACCatcctgccacagcagcagcagcagggcttcctttccttctgtggCACCCGCAGCCTTGTGAGGGGATGCTAAAGGAAGGGGGAATTAAAAGCCTTGGGGCCGCTGGTCCCAGACGGCACTCTGCCATATAGTGCAGttcctgccccagggcagggggagagggcgGTAGTGTCAGGGCTGGGGGTAgtgggggacagggctgggcaAGGGGAGCTGCCCCAGGGGCTCTGCCACCCCTGTGCTGTGGGGACTGGCCCCGGGGAAGATGGCTCACCCACCAGCCGGGACGGGAGGCAGGGCTGAGTGCGGGGGCCACATATGTAGGAGAGGCCTGTAATGAGCAGGATGGGATGTCCAAGTCCAGTAATGATAAAGGGATAGCACTGCCACAGCACCATCCCCTCCCATGCTGCATGGCCCCCgccctgcagcaggaggcagggagacGAGGTGTCCAAGGCCGGAGcacagccagcccagcagcacctcACTTAGTCCATGTCATCCTCCAGGCTGCTGAGTCGACTGTGCTCCTCGTAGATCTCCCTCACAGCCAGGATGCGGTTCAGCATACTCTCCAGCATGCTCCGGTCCATGGGGATGACCGAGTACCAGAGTGGGGACTCGGCAATGCACGACCGTTCAGGCTGCAGGTAGAAGACATCATTGCGGTTCCGCAGACTCTCGGGACTGtaaagagagaggaaggtgAGCCCTGGGATATCAGCTTCAGGGGCTCAGAGAGCCTGGCCTCCCCTCATGGTTATCAAGGGGGACTCAAGGCTTGTCACAGCCTCTCATCCTTCGGCAGGACGAGGACACAAACTGAGTCTGCAGCTCCTCGCTCAGGACCAAAGCCCCTAACCAGCCAAGCACCAGGACTCATACTGCACACTCCTGCCTGTCTGGAGAGAGGCAAGTAGTGGAAGGGGCCAGAAAGAAGCATTCTCTCAACCATGGTCTATACAAGCAGTGCAGACCCTGGGCAAAGCTTCACACTCAAGTACAAATGTTTGGAGAACAGCAGCCACTACACAGGGTCCCACCAAAACTGAGAGGCGGCCCCAAAATAGCACATCCCCCTTCTCCAGAGAAAGCCTCACCATTTGGAGAGATAAAACTCATAGAACTTGACTGGGCATCGCAGTGGGTTCATCCTGTTCTCCCGCTGCTCCAGCATCGGTACCTCCTCCTCACGCTTCCGCTTTCCAGAGCTGCCATctgcagaaagggagagagcagGATCATGGCTGGGACCCAATGCGAGAGGCAGGGGGAGGGACAGAGAGATGCTCCATCAGACCCTACCTCGGCCTTTCTTCTGCTTGGCAGGAGCATAGTAGCGGATGCTCACCACCTTTGTCATGCCACGGGCCGTGGTGCACTTGCGGGACTGGCGCACCACGTTGGTGAAGGAGAGCTGCATGTGCTCCTCTGCTGTCTGCAGCCCAAAGAACTTGGTGTTGAAGAACATGAGGGTGTTGAGGAGCACGAAGGGTGAGTAAACGCCCAGCTGCTTGCACTCCCAGAGGTGTTCCTCCTCAACACGTGAGAAAACCGTGTCTGCAATGCACAGAGGAAGAACCAGGTCGCATCAACAGTGGCCTTGTGGCAATCCCCTCACCCTGCCCAGGCAAGCTCACTGCAAAACAATGATGCTTCACAACATCCCCTTTTCCACAAGGTTACTTCTCCAGAGCCATCAGCAGAGCTAGAtgctggctctgcccagccaTGAGCCACCCCAGAGCACAGCCAAACCACAGGCCAGAACCCAAATCAATCCTAACTGCTCATCCCTATAGATGGCCACAAAGTGAACTCCAGGTCAGTGCTCCACCACACTCAGTGtgagatgaaagaaaagcagcaggcaggacagACATGGCCAGCTCCTGCCTAGACACACAGGTCTGGAGCCAAATGCCTCTGCCTGGGACAGCCAATATGCAGAGGTAAGGCTGGATCTGTGAACCACTGACAAGAcacagcagggaaggcagcccAGATCACAGCATCATGAAAAGCGTCTACAGAGCTCTAAGTTTTAGTTTGCtcaccaggcagcagcacagcaaccCTGGCCAACACTTAGCACAGTGTGCAGGACTTGCCCATGTGCTGGGAACACAAAGGTATGGGCCAGCATGCCTCCTGCCTCGGTATCCTCTTTGCCAAAGGGTGGAGACATCACTGTGAAGTGTTGTAAAGATTCAAACTGTCCCAGGACACAAAGCAGCcgtgctctgctcccagctacCCTGATTCTGGGCAACAGAAACTGCTGAGGCGTAAACCAGGCTGGCTCCACTGTTGGTATGGATCAGTATGACACCAAGACACAGCGGGACCGTGCTGCCTATGCCAAGGAAGAGGGTTGAGGCTCGGGGAGCACAATCAGACTGGAGGATTCAAGGCTAGAAGCACAAACTGGGTACGTGTCGTGACTGAAGGTACTCTGGAGACACATACTATTTGGTAAGATTGTGGGTTGCCAGCCGCTCAGGGACTTGTTCAGCTCCTGCACGAAGGTCAGGTAGTAAAGGTCTGTAAATATATTCACCATACGATTGTTCTCGAGCAGGTACTAGAAAGGACAGAACACACAGTCAAGATAGACATGGCAGCACCTGGAATGCAAACCCTCCCCAGAGAGCTCAGGGCACACATGCAGAGTGCCCCTCCTTGTACAACCAAGAGCTGCAGGGCAGACTCCTAAAACCAGTGACTTCTGAGAGCTGTGAGGAAAACCCCGGGGCATGTCAAAGCAGACTTGGTGCTGAAGAAGTGACTGAGCTTGGGGAGGTCTCCCAGCCCTCCTCAAGGATGTGCAAGAAGGGTGCAAGGCTGGGGAATAGCTGCCACCCTACCCGCTGGGCTTCGGAACAAAGACCGAACCAGGTGGACTGCTGTTCAGGGGTGAGGCACTGAAGGAGAGTCCAGTGAGCCTCTCTGGATCCCCAGAAGGCAGAATAAAGGGTACAAGCTCCCCTCACTCAGATCCGACTTGAGGGCAGCAAGCCCTCCCTCACCTGCTGGATGCCAAGGCAGAGGTAATAGATGCTGTCTGGTTCATAGCGCTCCCCATTGGGCCGTGTTATCTCCTTGACAAACTGGGCCAGGCCGTAGTtgagctcagctgctgtgcaggcCAAGATGTCTTCCTTGATCCTCATGGGCTTGGCTGTGGAGACAAGCACAGCAGCCTCAGACAATAGCCTGCAAGGCCAGGAGCACCTCAACACCCTGGGACTCAGCTTCTGGGAGGTTTCTGCCACTCCACCCCATCCAGACAGGGCACTTACGGCCAAAGCGTAGCTCCTCTCCCTTGCTGGTCTCTCCCCCTGCATACTTGGCCTGCACCCAGGACTTCCAGGCATTCACACCGTATGAGTAGTTCAGCACTgtgcagctgggctggctgctcATTGAGTCCCGGGAACAGCTTTCAGAGAGCACCAGACGCTTCTGCCCCTGCAGAGAGGTGTACTGTGAGACTGGGCACCTAGCTGGGACAGATGCAAGAGTCCTGGCCA
Coding sequences:
- the GJB1 gene encoding gap junction beta-1 protein — its product is MNWAGLYTVLSGVNRHSTAIGRIWLSVIFIFRIMVLVVAAESVWGDEKSAFTCNTQQPGCNSVCYDHFFPISHIRLWALQLILVTTPALLVAMHVAYQQHQEKKLLVLTGHADPKHMEEVKKHKMRISGSLWWTYVCSVVFRLLFEAVFMYIFYMLYPGYQMVRLVKCEAYPCPNTVDCFISRPTEKTIFTVFMLVTSSICIVLNMAELVYLVVRACARRGQHNSNPPSGKGSFYGHKLSSEYKQNEINQLLTEQDSSLKDMLRRNPGLQEKGDRCSAC
- the LOC140658751 gene encoding gap junction alpha-3 protein-like, whose protein sequence is MGDWSLLGRLLESAQEHSTVVGKVWLTVLFVFRILVLGAAAERVWGDEMSGFSCDTQQPGCQNACYDSTFPISHLRFWVLQIIFVSTPSLVYLAHILHLVHLEEKAQQQAAARASSRARRQRPRQPRLPVGDTRGRVCMRGAILRTYICNVVFKALLEVGFIVGQYTLYGFQLKPLYTCSRWPCPNTVNCYISRPTEKTIFILFMLGVACVSLLLNLVEIYHLGLTKCRQGPGPKSRILPSRGGPVGPRSTSITLPGSGSPVAAGRPPYNLAPLGKAGTWLGVASGSHGKARVADLAV